Proteins encoded by one window of Ramlibacter tataouinensis:
- a CDS encoding Lrp/AsnC family transcriptional regulator, whose product MQLDTIDLRILDALQHDGSLTNVELARRVHLSPSPCLARVKALQAAGVIERYVALVNGKSLGLGLNVFINISLKAQSKEALAAFEQRIAEHDEVMECYLMTGDSDYLIRVAVSDIAALERFILDQLTPIPGIEKIRSSFALKQVRYKTALPLPAHG is encoded by the coding sequence ATGCAGCTCGACACCATCGACCTTCGTATCCTGGACGCGCTGCAGCACGACGGCTCCCTGACCAACGTGGAACTGGCCCGCCGTGTGCACCTGTCGCCTTCGCCCTGCCTGGCGAGGGTCAAGGCCCTGCAAGCGGCCGGCGTGATCGAACGTTACGTCGCCCTGGTGAACGGCAAGTCCCTGGGGCTGGGCCTCAACGTCTTCATCAACATCAGCCTGAAGGCACAGTCCAAGGAGGCGCTGGCCGCCTTCGAACAGCGCATCGCCGAGCACGACGAGGTCATGGAGTGCTACCTCATGACCGGCGACAGCGACTACCTGATCCGTGTGGCGGTTTCCGATATCGCGGCGCTGGAGCGTTTCATCCTGGACCAGCTCACGCCCATCCCGGGGATCGAGAAGATCCGCTCGAGCTTCGCGCTCAAGCAGGTGCGCTACAAAACGGCGCTCCCGTTGCCCGCCCACGGCTGA
- a CDS encoding response regulator: protein MTLRLLVVEDDPAIRTMLQSSLAVEGFDVRTAVSISEARALLRHAAPDVVLLDLGLPDGDGSDLVRDARQQHAIPVLVVSARHQEAEKVRLLDAGADDYLTKPFSVGELLARIRVALRHRGTSLPAALTVYESDGLRVDLGARRVEARGHPVHLTPTEYQLLARLVRSAGKVVTHRQLLTEVWGPEFAQHTHYLRLYMAQLRAKIEERPEEPRYLLTETGVGYRLAAA, encoded by the coding sequence ATGACGCTGCGGCTGCTGGTGGTCGAAGACGACCCGGCGATCCGGACCATGCTGCAGTCGAGCCTGGCCGTCGAAGGCTTCGACGTCCGCACGGCGGTGAGCATCAGCGAGGCGCGCGCGCTGCTGCGCCATGCAGCGCCGGACGTCGTGCTGCTGGACCTGGGCCTGCCGGACGGCGACGGCAGCGACCTGGTGCGGGATGCGCGCCAGCAGCATGCGATACCCGTGCTCGTCGTCTCGGCCCGGCACCAGGAGGCGGAGAAGGTCAGGCTGCTGGATGCCGGCGCTGACGACTACCTGACCAAGCCGTTCAGCGTCGGCGAGCTGCTGGCCCGCATCCGGGTGGCCCTGCGCCACCGTGGAACGTCCTTGCCGGCGGCGCTCACCGTGTACGAGTCGGACGGCTTGCGCGTGGACCTCGGGGCGCGGCGGGTCGAGGCGCGGGGCCATCCGGTGCACCTGACGCCCACCGAGTACCAGCTGCTCGCGCGGCTGGTGCGCAGTGCCGGCAAGGTGGTCACGCACCGGCAACTGCTGACGGAGGTCTGGGGGCCGGAGTTCGCCCAGCACACGCACTACCTGCGCCTCTACATGGCGCAGCTGCGCGCGAAGATCGAGGAGAGGCCCGAGGAGCCGCGCTACCTGCTCACCGAGACGGGTGTCGGCTACCGCCTCGCCGCAGCCTGA
- a CDS encoding SRPBCC family protein, which translates to MKMNGEKTLPLSQQVVWEALNDPEVLKGCIPGCETVVQTADGYEVVLVASIGPVKARFKGQIVLKDVQAPDRYTLVFSGQGGVAGHGKGEASVALSSPAVDSTLIQYTAQASVGGKLAQIGSRLVDMAAQKMAEDFFAAFVQQLQQRHAPVAPAPAQPAGSGRGGLLESLLAWFSRVLRGRPAVGRQDR; encoded by the coding sequence ATGAAGATGAACGGAGAGAAGACCCTGCCCTTGTCGCAGCAGGTCGTATGGGAAGCCCTGAATGACCCCGAGGTCCTGAAAGGGTGCATCCCGGGATGCGAGACGGTCGTGCAGACCGCCGATGGATACGAAGTCGTGCTGGTGGCCTCGATCGGGCCGGTGAAGGCGCGGTTCAAGGGGCAGATCGTCCTGAAGGACGTGCAGGCCCCGGATCGCTACACGCTCGTGTTCAGTGGCCAGGGCGGCGTGGCCGGCCATGGGAAGGGCGAGGCCTCGGTGGCACTGTCCTCGCCGGCCGTGGACAGCACCCTCATCCAGTACACGGCGCAAGCGAGTGTCGGCGGCAAGCTGGCGCAGATCGGCTCGCGCCTGGTGGACATGGCGGCGCAGAAGATGGCCGAGGACTTCTTCGCGGCCTTCGTGCAGCAATTGCAGCAGCGCCACGCGCCGGTCGCGCCAGCGCCAGCCCAGCCGGCTGGCAGTGGGCGCGGCGGCCTGCTTGAATCGCTGCTGGCCTGGTTCTCCCGCGTCTTGCGGGGCCGCCCGGCCGTGGGCCGGCAAGACCGGTAG
- a CDS encoding FAD binding domain-containing protein, translating into MYSPRFDYHRAESIDHALRLLSSLDGDVKLLAGGHSLVPALKLRLASPSHLIDISACSELKGVREEDGRVLIGAATSYRELESDPLLAARVPLVPVVAGQVADMLVRNRGTIGGSLCNSDPNADFPVCVLALDARLHVRSLGEERAIAVSDWFDGLMSTALRPDEVLESISVAAPRQQVRCGYVKVKHAASRFGVACAAANLGVSGDGRVASAAIALGGLADHPVRLAGLEASLVGREAHDLAQGLQIQEQLAAAIPDLPPPRQWLLHVAAGAIRKALGQCTSAA; encoded by the coding sequence ATGTATTCACCCCGGTTTGACTACCACCGCGCGGAGAGCATCGACCACGCCCTTCGCCTGCTCTCGTCCCTGGACGGCGATGTCAAGCTGCTGGCCGGAGGCCACAGCCTGGTGCCGGCGCTGAAGCTGCGGCTGGCGAGCCCTTCGCACCTGATCGACATTTCCGCTTGCAGCGAGCTCAAGGGCGTGCGGGAAGAGGACGGGCGTGTCCTTATCGGCGCAGCCACCAGCTACCGCGAATTGGAGAGCGACCCCTTGCTCGCGGCACGGGTGCCGCTGGTCCCCGTCGTTGCCGGGCAGGTGGCCGACATGCTCGTGCGCAACCGGGGAACCATCGGTGGCTCGCTTTGCAACAGCGATCCGAACGCCGACTTCCCGGTCTGCGTGCTGGCGCTCGACGCCCGCCTGCATGTGCGCTCCCTCGGGGAAGAGCGTGCCATCGCGGTGTCGGACTGGTTCGACGGGCTGATGTCCACCGCGCTGCGGCCGGACGAGGTCCTCGAGTCCATCTCGGTGGCAGCGCCGCGCCAGCAGGTGCGCTGCGGCTACGTCAAGGTCAAGCACGCCGCCTCGCGTTTCGGCGTCGCCTGCGCCGCGGCCAACCTGGGAGTGTCGGGCGACGGCCGCGTCGCGAGCGCCGCCATCGCGCTCGGCGGGCTGGCCGACCACCCGGTCCGCCTGGCCGGCCTGGAGGCGTCGCTGGTGGGCAGGGAGGCGCACGACCTGGCGCAGGGCCTGCAGATCCAGGAGCAACTGGCTGCCGCCATCCCCGACCTGCCGCCGCCCAGGCAATGGCTGCTGCACGTGGCCGCGGGTGCGATCCGCAAGGCGCTGGGCCAGTGCACGAGCGCGGCGTGA
- a CDS encoding aspartate dehydrogenase, with protein sequence MLKIAVIGCGAISQAVLQELARDGAVEVAAVVVRPESLAEARAKVRDLAPRAEVCTELPQRPFDLVVEAAGHAAIEQHVVPALSRGVPCVIVSIGALAAPGVAERLERAARAGSAQVRLISGAIGALDALAAARQGGLDTVTYTGCKPPHAWEGLPAANLPRLADLREPETIFEGSAREACALFPKNANVAAAISIAGVGMEATRVRLVADPSIRENAHKVHACGDFGELELVMRNKALASNPKTSLLTVFSVLRAVRSRLDPVLI encoded by the coding sequence ATGCTGAAGATTGCAGTGATCGGGTGCGGCGCCATCAGCCAGGCGGTGCTGCAGGAACTCGCGCGCGATGGCGCGGTGGAGGTGGCCGCCGTGGTGGTGCGCCCGGAAAGCCTGGCCGAAGCGCGCGCCAAGGTGCGCGACTTGGCGCCGCGCGCCGAGGTCTGCACGGAGTTGCCGCAGCGGCCTTTCGACCTCGTGGTCGAGGCTGCCGGCCACGCGGCCATCGAGCAGCACGTCGTGCCGGCGCTGTCGCGGGGCGTGCCCTGCGTGATCGTGTCGATCGGCGCGCTCGCCGCGCCCGGCGTCGCCGAGCGGCTGGAGCGCGCGGCGCGCGCGGGGTCGGCCCAGGTGCGCCTGATTTCCGGGGCCATCGGCGCGCTGGATGCCCTGGCAGCGGCGCGCCAGGGCGGGCTCGACACCGTCACCTACACCGGTTGCAAGCCGCCCCACGCCTGGGAGGGCCTGCCGGCGGCGAATCTGCCCCGGCTGGCGGACCTGCGCGAACCCGAGACGATCTTCGAGGGCAGCGCGCGCGAGGCCTGCGCGCTGTTCCCGAAGAACGCCAACGTGGCCGCGGCGATCTCGATTGCGGGCGTCGGCATGGAGGCCACCCGGGTGCGGCTGGTGGCCGATCCCTCCATCCGCGAGAACGCCCACAAGGTGCATGCCTGCGGAGACTTCGGCGAGCTCGAGCTGGTCATGCGCAACAAGGCGCTGGCCTCGAACCCGAAAACCTCGTTGCTGACCGTGTTTAGCGTGCTGCGGGCCGTCCGCAGCCGGCTGGATCCGGTGCTGATCTGA
- a CDS encoding DUF4118 domain-containing protein: MSTAARSSGPPDARKVRDGWVGCGLLVAATVLNLLLDRHVSVTSEAMVYVLALVLASYTLGRVASLCCAIGAVTLLNFFFVSPRYSFRVDAQENLFALFALLAVALVISHLGTGLRRETEAARLNERRARQLQEMAVELAVAALPAEVLAIAHRNLNRAFPGPCTVALLDAQGDLHLRAEQAPLRDGLQACIREAATLGPGTGRWPGLQAWYLPLRTESHTGGAACVQNVSASDNGGREHAQAICALAGQALWRIRLAAAMRDAQEQSQWHRAQSTLLAAISHDFRTPLAAIMGAASSLQTQGERLPPLQRQRMLATILGESRHLATLTDNTLQLVRLDHAGEIPMDWESVEEIVGAVLARVRQRDAAHRIQSQVPARLPLIRADPVLLAQLLENLLDNALKYSAGRIDLDVRQRDHRIELAVLDRGDGIPAGEEAAIFEPWHRSDRSGQRGDGLGLAVGRAIARAHHGELSVRRREGGGSAFVLVLPVEAAQPVMEPA; this comes from the coding sequence ATGAGCACCGCAGCCCGCTCCTCCGGGCCGCCGGACGCCCGCAAGGTGCGCGACGGCTGGGTCGGCTGCGGGCTGCTCGTGGCGGCGACCGTGCTCAACCTGCTGCTGGACCGCCACGTCAGCGTGACCAGCGAAGCGATGGTCTACGTGCTGGCCCTGGTGCTGGCCTCCTACACGCTCGGCCGGGTGGCTTCGCTGTGCTGCGCCATCGGGGCCGTCACGCTCCTCAACTTCTTCTTCGTCTCGCCCCGGTACAGCTTCCGGGTGGACGCGCAGGAGAACCTGTTCGCCCTGTTCGCCCTGCTGGCGGTCGCCCTGGTCATCAGCCACCTGGGCACGGGCTTGCGGCGCGAGACGGAAGCCGCGCGCCTGAACGAGCGGCGCGCGCGCCAGCTGCAGGAGATGGCCGTCGAGCTCGCGGTCGCCGCGTTGCCGGCCGAGGTCCTGGCGATCGCGCACCGCAACCTGAACCGCGCCTTCCCGGGGCCCTGCACCGTCGCCCTGCTCGACGCGCAGGGCGACCTGCACTTGCGGGCGGAGCAGGCGCCGCTGCGCGACGGCCTGCAGGCCTGCATCCGCGAGGCGGCGACGCTCGGCCCGGGCACGGGGCGCTGGCCGGGCCTGCAGGCCTGGTACCTGCCGTTGCGCACCGAGAGCCATACGGGCGGGGCGGCCTGCGTGCAGAACGTATCGGCGTCCGACAACGGCGGCCGGGAGCACGCCCAGGCGATCTGCGCGCTTGCGGGCCAGGCGCTCTGGCGCATCCGGCTGGCGGCGGCGATGCGCGACGCCCAGGAACAGTCGCAATGGCATCGCGCGCAAAGCACCCTGCTGGCGGCCATCTCGCACGACTTCCGCACGCCGCTGGCGGCCATCATGGGCGCCGCCTCGTCGCTGCAGACGCAGGGTGAACGGCTGCCGCCGCTGCAGCGCCAGCGCATGCTCGCCACCATCCTGGGCGAGTCGCGGCACCTGGCGACGCTGACGGACAACACCCTGCAACTGGTGCGGCTCGATCACGCCGGCGAGATCCCCATGGATTGGGAGTCGGTCGAGGAGATCGTCGGCGCCGTGCTGGCCCGGGTGCGCCAGCGCGACGCGGCGCACCGCATCCAGTCGCAGGTGCCGGCGCGCTTGCCGCTGATCAGGGCCGACCCGGTGCTGCTCGCCCAGCTGCTCGAGAACCTGCTGGACAACGCGCTCAAGTACAGCGCGGGCCGGATCGACCTCGACGTGCGGCAGCGGGACCATCGCATCGAGCTGGCCGTGCTCGACCGGGGCGACGGCATTCCCGCCGGCGAGGAAGCGGCCATCTTCGAGCCCTGGCACCGCAGCGACCGGTCCGGCCAGCGCGGCGACGGGCTGGGCCTGGCCGTCGGCCGTGCGATCGCCCGCGCCCACCACGGCGAGCTGTCGGTGCGCCGGCGCGAAGGCGGCGGCAGCGCCTTCGTGCTGGTGCTCCCGGTCGAGGCGGCGCAGCCGGTGATGGAGCCCGCATGA
- a CDS encoding alpha/beta fold hydrolase — translation MTPSYTHIEGLYGSEYFDEGSGPVIVFLHGIGSSFDSFSRQIEHLSGSFRVISWGLPGYGMSAALDCEQPELPDYVDRLQQFVDWLALDSFHLVGHSLGALIGAGFAARCPERLLSLSLCSVPQGFGAMPKEVQQERFIDRIYSLCALGPAGMAERRGPRLVTPNADPEVVSRIVATMSKVRYDGYAHASHMLARADVRPFAEQIPDWLPVLLYVGSEDHITPPSDSEVVLGCLKHAVFEILPGAGHAIYLERPLEFSACIQKFVEKLGRTRPLIAGQRECSVD, via the coding sequence ATGACCCCGTCCTACACCCACATCGAGGGCCTTTACGGCTCGGAGTACTTCGATGAGGGCTCCGGCCCGGTCATCGTCTTCCTGCATGGCATCGGCTCGTCGTTCGATTCCTTCAGCCGCCAGATCGAGCACCTGTCGGGCAGCTTCCGCGTGATCTCCTGGGGGCTGCCCGGGTACGGGATGAGCGCCGCCCTGGACTGCGAGCAACCCGAGCTGCCGGACTACGTCGACCGCCTGCAGCAGTTCGTCGACTGGCTGGCCCTGGATTCCTTCCACCTGGTGGGCCATTCGCTCGGCGCGCTGATCGGCGCAGGGTTCGCGGCCCGCTGCCCCGAGCGGCTGCTGTCGCTTTCCCTGTGTAGCGTGCCGCAAGGCTTCGGCGCGATGCCCAAAGAGGTGCAGCAGGAGCGCTTCATCGACCGGATCTACTCGCTGTGCGCCCTGGGTCCGGCGGGAATGGCCGAACGCCGCGGCCCGCGGCTGGTGACGCCGAACGCCGATCCGGAAGTGGTCAGCCGCATCGTGGCCACCATGTCCAAGGTGCGCTACGACGGTTACGCCCACGCCTCCCACATGCTCGCGCGCGCCGACGTGCGGCCGTTCGCCGAGCAGATCCCCGACTGGCTGCCGGTGCTGCTGTACGTGGGTTCCGAGGACCACATCACGCCGCCGAGCGACAGCGAGGTGGTGCTCGGCTGCCTGAAGCACGCCGTTTTCGAAATCCTGCCCGGAGCCGGCCATGCCATCTACCTCGAGCGTCCGCTCGAGTTCTCCGCCTGCATCCAGAAGTTCGTCGAGAAACTGGGGCGCACCAGGCCGCTGATCGCCGGCCAGCGGGAATGCAGCGTCGACTGA
- a CDS encoding (2Fe-2S)-binding protein, which yields MNERTISIDVNGEQRRVTVEPRTLLVHLLREQLGLTGTHIGCDTSQCGACTVELDGSAVKSCTVLAVQCEGARVRTVESLAKDGALSALQQAFMDNHALQCGFCTPGMLMSSQEILRRHPEPTEAQVRELLDGNICRCTGYQNIVKAVQDAASRIAGAPRTVE from the coding sequence GTGAACGAACGCACCATCAGCATCGACGTCAACGGCGAGCAGCGCCGCGTGACGGTCGAGCCGCGCACCCTGCTGGTCCACCTGCTGCGCGAGCAGCTGGGCCTGACCGGCACCCACATCGGCTGCGACACCAGCCAGTGCGGTGCCTGCACCGTGGAACTGGATGGCAGTGCCGTCAAGTCCTGCACCGTGCTCGCCGTGCAGTGCGAAGGCGCCCGCGTCAGGACGGTGGAGTCGCTGGCCAAGGACGGTGCGCTGAGCGCGCTGCAGCAGGCCTTCATGGACAACCACGCGCTCCAGTGCGGCTTCTGCACGCCCGGGATGCTGATGTCCTCGCAGGAGATCCTGCGCCGGCATCCCGAGCCCACCGAGGCCCAGGTCCGGGAGCTCCTGGACGGCAACATCTGCCGCTGCACCGGCTACCAGAACATCGTCAAGGCCGTCCAGGATGCCGCATCCCGGATCGCCGGTGCGCCTCGCACGGTGGAGTGA
- the mdeB gene encoding alpha-ketoglutarate dehydrogenase: protein MTDLGTTRYLADPGGDFDPVETAEWRDAFLAVVATHGPSRARFLLDQLAVLARQPGVAWSPELATPYVNTVPVEAQPEFPGDLAIEEKLASLMRWNALAMVVRANTAYGELGGHIASYASAADLFEVGFNHFFRARNDQQGGDLVFFQPHSAPGVYARALLEGRLSEHDLAHYRQEITAPQQGARGLSSYPHPWLMPEFWQFPTGSMGIGPISSIYHARFMRYLTHRGLLDTEGRKVWGVFGDGEMDEPESMSALTLASREKLDNLVWVVNCNLQRLDGPVRGNGRIVDELEKLFRGAGWNVVKLLWGSDWDGLFARDTTQALVRAFAGTVDGQMQTFAAKDGRFNRDNFFGQDGELVRLAQGMTDEQIDRLKRGGHDLVKIHAAYERAARHRGQPTVILAHTKKGFGMGAAGQGRMTTHSQKKLDEAALLAFRNRFELPLSDEQARTLAFHKPAPDSPELRYLHERRRALGGYLPRRESQAPALPVPPLASYGQFAVQAGGKEMSTTMAFVRLLGNLLKDPQLGPRIVPIVADEARTFGMANLFKQVGIYSSVGQKYEPEDIGSVLSYREALDGQILEEGISEAGAIASWTAAATSYSVHGLPMLPFYIYYSMFGFQRVGDAIWAAADQRARGFLLGATSGRTTLAGEGLQHQDGSSHLVAATLPNCKAYDPAFAGEMAVLVDHGMREMLVEQRDVFYYLTLMNENYAQPDLPESAREGVIRGGYRHSSFADGSAPARVTLLGSGAILPEVLKAAGQLAGEGIGVEVVSITSWSELARDGLACERKAMAGEGGTEPYLQQLLAGSGPVIAASDYVRAVPESIRAYVPPGRRYLTLGTDGFGRSDTRAALRAFFGVDAASIAAAARFALS from the coding sequence ATGACGGACCTCGGCACCACCCGCTACCTCGCTGACCCGGGCGGCGACTTCGACCCGGTCGAGACGGCCGAATGGCGCGACGCCTTCCTGGCGGTGGTCGCCACCCACGGGCCGTCGCGTGCCCGCTTTCTCCTCGACCAGCTGGCGGTGCTGGCCCGCCAGCCGGGCGTGGCGTGGTCGCCGGAGCTGGCCACGCCCTACGTCAACACCGTGCCGGTCGAGGCGCAGCCGGAGTTCCCGGGCGACCTGGCCATCGAGGAGAAGCTGGCTTCCCTGATGCGGTGGAACGCGCTGGCCATGGTGGTCCGCGCGAACACCGCGTATGGCGAGCTGGGCGGGCACATCGCCAGCTACGCCAGCGCCGCCGACCTGTTCGAAGTCGGCTTCAACCACTTCTTCCGTGCCCGCAACGACCAGCAGGGTGGCGACCTGGTGTTCTTCCAGCCGCACAGCGCGCCAGGCGTGTACGCCCGTGCGCTCCTCGAAGGGCGCCTGTCCGAGCACGACCTGGCGCACTACCGCCAGGAGATCACGGCGCCGCAGCAGGGCGCGCGCGGCCTCTCGAGCTATCCGCACCCCTGGCTGATGCCGGAGTTCTGGCAGTTCCCGACCGGCTCCATGGGCATCGGCCCGATCAGCTCGATCTACCACGCGCGCTTCATGCGCTACCTCACGCACCGCGGCCTGCTGGACACCGAAGGCCGCAAGGTGTGGGGCGTGTTCGGCGACGGCGAGATGGACGAGCCCGAGAGCATGAGTGCGCTGACGCTGGCCTCGCGCGAGAAGCTGGACAACCTGGTCTGGGTGGTCAACTGCAACCTGCAGCGCCTGGACGGGCCGGTGCGTGGCAACGGCCGGATCGTCGACGAACTCGAAAAACTGTTCCGCGGCGCCGGCTGGAACGTGGTCAAGCTGCTGTGGGGCAGCGACTGGGACGGGCTGTTCGCGCGCGACACGACCCAGGCGCTGGTGCGTGCCTTCGCCGGCACGGTGGACGGGCAGATGCAGACCTTCGCCGCCAAGGACGGCCGCTTCAACCGCGACAACTTCTTCGGCCAGGACGGGGAGCTGGTCCGGCTGGCGCAGGGCATGACCGACGAGCAGATCGATCGCTTGAAGCGCGGCGGCCACGATCTGGTGAAGATCCATGCGGCCTACGAGCGGGCGGCGAGGCACCGCGGCCAGCCCACGGTGATCCTGGCCCACACCAAGAAGGGCTTCGGCATGGGCGCGGCCGGCCAGGGCCGGATGACCACTCACAGCCAGAAGAAGCTGGACGAGGCGGCCCTGCTGGCGTTCCGCAACCGCTTCGAGCTGCCGCTCTCGGACGAGCAGGCCCGGACGCTGGCGTTCCACAAGCCCGCGCCGGACAGCCCGGAACTGCGCTACCTGCACGAGCGCCGCCGCGCGCTGGGCGGCTACCTGCCGCGGCGCGAGTCGCAGGCGCCGGCGCTGCCGGTGCCGCCGCTGGCCTCGTATGGGCAGTTCGCCGTGCAGGCGGGCGGCAAGGAGATGTCGACCACCATGGCCTTCGTGCGCCTGCTGGGCAACCTGCTGAAGGACCCGCAGCTGGGGCCCCGCATCGTGCCGATCGTGGCCGACGAGGCGCGCACCTTCGGCATGGCCAACCTGTTCAAGCAGGTGGGCATCTATTCCAGCGTGGGCCAGAAGTACGAACCGGAGGACATCGGCTCGGTGCTGTCGTACCGCGAGGCGCTGGACGGGCAGATCCTGGAGGAGGGCATCAGCGAGGCGGGCGCCATTGCCAGCTGGACCGCCGCGGCCACCAGCTACAGCGTGCACGGCCTGCCGATGCTGCCGTTCTACATCTACTACTCGATGTTCGGCTTCCAGCGCGTGGGCGACGCGATCTGGGCGGCCGCCGACCAGCGCGCCCGCGGCTTCCTGCTGGGCGCCACCTCCGGCCGCACCACGCTGGCCGGCGAGGGCCTGCAGCACCAGGACGGCAGCAGCCACCTGGTCGCCGCGACCCTTCCCAACTGCAAGGCCTACGACCCGGCCTTCGCCGGCGAGATGGCGGTGCTGGTGGACCACGGCATGCGCGAGATGCTGGTGGAGCAGCGCGACGTCTTCTACTACCTGACGCTGATGAACGAGAACTACGCGCAGCCGGACCTGCCGGAGAGCGCGCGCGAGGGGGTCATCCGTGGCGGCTACCGCCATTCGAGCTTCGCGGACGGATCGGCACCGGCGCGCGTCACCTTGCTCGGATCGGGCGCGATCCTTCCCGAAGTGCTGAAGGCCGCCGGGCAGCTCGCGGGCGAGGGCATCGGCGTCGAGGTGGTCAGCATCACCAGCTGGAGCGAGCTGGCCCGCGACGGGCTGGCCTGCGAGCGCAAGGCGATGGCGGGCGAGGGCGGGACCGAGCCCTACCTGCAGCAACTGCTGGCGGGCTCGGGCCCGGTGATCGCCGCGAGCGACTATGTGCGGGCGGTGCCGGAAAGCATTCGCGCCTACGTGCCGCCGGGCCGCCGCTACCTCACGCTGGGCACGGACGGGTTCGGTCGCAGCGACACGCGGGCGGCGCTGCGGGCCTTCTTCGGGGTCGATGCGGCCAGCATCGCCGCGGCCGCCCGGTTCGCGCTGTCCTGA
- a CDS encoding LysR family transcriptional regulator — MTKPERSPDSSRMLSSAQMQAFQAMMLCRNMTEAADRLGISEAAVSKLKAALEQELGVQLFTRVSGKLVPTQEAKTLLPYVQRAVNSIHAAKSAAAALRQTSFSRLNIVCAGPAVFHPVPAAIKRISESFPDAQMQLDIDSLRGVLEKVAYNIADVGIGPAGGREVDPRVVGMCDVEVLSRDALVVVLPKGHRLARASIVRPEDLAGETLVSLDSTSTTAEMISSVLFQSGVPFRRTVTAANGVGVCALVASGVGVGFLNPNFFHSAVEWNVVKRPFSPRIELRTCIYRSKLSKSTPVMDRFVEELKRALPEIEQ; from the coding sequence ATGACCAAGCCCGAACGAAGCCCCGACTCCAGCCGCATGCTGTCCTCGGCGCAGATGCAGGCCTTCCAGGCCATGATGCTGTGCCGAAACATGACCGAGGCCGCCGACCGGCTCGGCATCTCCGAGGCGGCGGTCAGCAAGCTCAAGGCCGCGCTGGAGCAGGAGCTGGGCGTGCAGCTGTTCACCCGGGTGTCGGGCAAGCTGGTGCCGACCCAGGAGGCCAAGACGCTGCTGCCCTACGTGCAAAGGGCCGTCAACAGCATCCACGCGGCCAAGAGCGCCGCCGCCGCGTTGCGGCAGACCAGCTTCTCGCGGCTGAACATCGTCTGTGCCGGCCCGGCCGTGTTCCATCCGGTGCCGGCAGCCATCAAGCGCATCTCCGAATCGTTCCCGGATGCGCAGATGCAGCTGGACATCGACAGCCTGCGGGGCGTGCTGGAGAAGGTCGCCTACAACATCGCGGACGTGGGCATCGGCCCTGCCGGCGGGCGTGAAGTGGACCCGCGCGTGGTCGGCATGTGCGACGTGGAAGTGCTCAGCCGCGATGCGCTGGTGGTGGTGCTGCCCAAGGGCCACCGGCTCGCCCGCGCCTCCATCGTCCGGCCGGAGGACCTGGCGGGCGAAACCCTCGTTTCGCTGGACAGCACCTCGACCACGGCCGAGATGATCTCGTCCGTCCTGTTCCAGAGCGGCGTGCCCTTCCGGCGGACCGTGACGGCCGCCAATGGCGTGGGCGTCTGCGCGCTGGTGGCCTCGGGGGTGGGCGTCGGCTTCCTCAACCCGAACTTCTTCCATTCCGCCGTCGAATGGAACGTGGTCAAGCGGCCGTTCAGCCCGCGCATCGAGCTGCGGACCTGCATCTACCGGTCCAAGCTGAGCAAGAGCACGCCGGTGATGGACCGCTTCGTCGAGGAATTGAAGCGCGCGCTGCCCGAAATCGAGCAGTGA
- a CDS encoding flavodoxin domain-containing protein has product MQRRLSVLVASSNGMAWRICGFACEFLRTEFADIEMLDAGSTPATALAQRGRFLLVVSSTFGRGELPRAAQPLQASLRERRVDLSGIVFGVVCLGDRSFRETFCGAAARWKELLGFGGARFAGPELKLDMCERRIELPRLHAWSRAWLASLGRTSLAE; this is encoded by the coding sequence ATGCAGCGTCGACTGAGCGTCCTGGTCGCATCGTCGAACGGGATGGCCTGGCGGATCTGCGGCTTTGCCTGCGAGTTCCTGCGCACCGAGTTCGCGGACATCGAGATGCTCGACGCCGGCTCGACGCCGGCCACCGCCCTGGCGCAGCGCGGCCGTTTCCTGCTGGTGGTGAGCAGCACCTTCGGCCGCGGCGAACTGCCGAGGGCGGCGCAGCCCCTGCAAGCCAGCCTGCGCGAGCGCCGGGTGGACCTGTCCGGCATCGTGTTCGGCGTCGTCTGCCTGGGCGACCGCAGTTTCCGCGAGACCTTCTGCGGCGCCGCCGCGCGCTGGAAGGAGCTGCTGGGTTTCGGTGGCGCCCGCTTCGCCGGCCCGGAACTGAAGCTGGACATGTGCGAGCGCCGGATCGAGCTGCCGCGCCTGCATGCGTGGTCGCGCGCATGGCTGGCCTCGCTCGGCCGTACATCATTGGCCGAATGA